A DNA window from Syntrophales bacterium contains the following coding sequences:
- a CDS encoding Hsp20/alpha crystallin family protein — MDFIKIRFSDERRLFDVEGHSSLSEAMRFFDPALTVYRRIWRPAVDIYESPELYTVIVELPGVRNEDLHLEIDSRTVRIHGSREERIRAGQCRYRLAEITYGNFERTLTLAVPVDVDGVEATLSGGFLEIRIPKIPPASAVCKVSIGSH, encoded by the coding sequence ATGGATTTCATCAAGATACGTTTCAGTGACGAGCGCAGGCTGTTTGACGTGGAAGGACACAGTTCTCTTTCGGAGGCGATGCGTTTTTTCGATCCGGCACTTACGGTGTACCGTCGAATCTGGAGACCTGCCGTGGACATCTACGAAAGCCCGGAATTGTATACCGTCATCGTTGAATTGCCGGGGGTGCGCAACGAGGATCTTCACCTGGAAATCGACAGCCGTACGGTGCGCATACACGGGTCGAGAGAGGAACGGATTCGAGCCGGACAGTGCCGGTACCGTCTTGCCGAAATAACCTACGGCAATTTCGAACGCACACTCACCCTCGCCGTTCCCGTCGATGTCGATGGCGTAGAAGCAACCCTGTCCGGGGGGTTCCTGGAGATACGGATTCCCAAGATTCCGCCGGCCAGTGCGGTTTGCAAGGTTTCTATCGGCTCTCACTGA